One genomic region from Burkholderia latens encodes:
- a CDS encoding transposase, with translation MTPYRDLTDHEWRAVAPLLPEMQPRTELRGRPLANTRAVLNGVLWVIYSGATWSAMPRRYPSYQTCHRRFKVWHETGTLMQVMRELYGDAGVNLCNELSTRMRKHAQSKAAEVRSAAVPVYRAPGSYAPSAMKHAA, from the coding sequence ATGACACCGTATCGAGATCTGACCGACCACGAGTGGCGCGCGGTCGCACCGCTTCTGCCCGAAATGCAGCCGCGCACCGAGTTGCGCGGCCGGCCATTGGCCAACACGCGTGCCGTTCTGAACGGCGTGCTCTGGGTTATTTATAGCGGCGCGACGTGGTCCGCAATGCCGCGTCGTTACCCGTCGTATCAAACTTGCCATCGCCGCTTCAAGGTGTGGCACGAAACCGGCACGTTGATGCAGGTGATGCGCGAACTGTATGGCGATGCCGGCGTCAACCTGTGCAACGAACTGTCGACGCGGATGCGCAAGCACGCGCAGTCGAAGGCCGCCGAAGTGAGAAGCGCTGCCGTGCCGGTATATCGAGCGCCGGGCAGCTATGCGCCGAGTGCGATGAAGCACGCAGCATGA
- a CDS encoding DUF2147 domain-containing protein: MIQLTRPLRALAAASALLACAAPAFAQADSPVGMWQTIDDNTHQPKALVQIADDGDGTLSGKVVKGLGANDTPDRRCTACTDERKDQLIKGMTIIKAMKKDGDHWDGGNILDPENGKVYKCKMALEDGGQKLVVRGYIGVSLLGRSQTWVRAQ, encoded by the coding sequence ATGATTCAACTGACTCGCCCGTTGCGCGCATTGGCCGCCGCAAGCGCACTGCTCGCCTGCGCCGCACCCGCCTTCGCCCAGGCCGACAGCCCCGTCGGCATGTGGCAGACGATCGACGACAACACGCATCAGCCCAAGGCGCTCGTGCAGATCGCAGATGACGGCGACGGTACGCTGTCGGGCAAGGTCGTCAAGGGCCTCGGCGCCAACGATACGCCCGACCGCCGCTGCACTGCTTGCACGGACGAGCGCAAGGATCAGCTCATCAAGGGCATGACGATCATCAAGGCGATGAAGAAGGACGGCGATCACTGGGACGGCGGCAATATCCTCGACCCGGAAAACGGCAAGGTCTACAAGTGCAAGATGGCGCTGGAAGATGGCGGCCAGAAGCTGGTCGTGCGCGGTTACATCGGCGTATCGCTGCTCGGCCGCTCTCAGACCTGGGTTCGCGCGCAGTAA
- a CDS encoding ShlB/FhaC/HecB family hemolysin secretion/activation protein encodes MKSRLDRWMMLLAIAAAGTAHGQTRAAGNPLDSLPQINAPKTGPSVTVQVAPQAPQLQELLSRHLTPATFQVEGVKSIPFEEISRRFTPLVGKDITIGDLIEAANGVTKLYQERGYALSFAFIPAQTFENGVVRVTVVEGYVSDVKVTGKPGAMESKIRAIAAHITADRPLRRATFERYVNTFGLLHGVTVKANVPPPQTTDGATTLELAVDRKAFNISTGIDFNHPGVQGLITATENGLTSFGEQLSISALVPPGRDKQTYVAFSGAVPVGSSGLVTRLDASTYRGKPTDNPGLPSSVERTVKNEKLGLSASYPLLLNNQRSLLGTVSGYASHNEDRYQSKINGNSIDTRSQVRVLQMQLDYTSVSDKQVQKLSVNVAKGFNILGASKAQDVTISSNTTSVDSPISLTFVRTGATFTQTNEWPFKIGTSVSLTGQYSPDSLPTSEQISFGSTRYALGYQPGETSGDSGWGMSVELNRAFTPGWTYMKSITPYIAYDMARVYLHTGTPSPSRLSSVGIGVRFSDSRYYSLDLNIAKPVGDAPVESASRSPRVNAAFSYQLN; translated from the coding sequence ATGAAATCCAGACTCGACAGATGGATGATGCTGCTCGCCATCGCGGCAGCAGGCACGGCACATGGACAAACGCGCGCGGCGGGTAATCCGCTCGACTCCCTTCCCCAGATCAACGCACCGAAAACAGGCCCGAGCGTCACCGTCCAGGTCGCGCCGCAGGCGCCGCAACTTCAGGAACTGCTGTCGCGTCACCTGACGCCGGCGACGTTTCAGGTGGAAGGCGTGAAATCGATACCGTTCGAAGAAATCTCGCGCCGCTTCACGCCGCTCGTCGGCAAGGACATCACGATCGGCGACCTGATCGAAGCCGCGAACGGCGTGACCAAGCTGTACCAGGAGCGCGGCTACGCGCTGTCGTTCGCGTTCATTCCGGCGCAGACGTTCGAGAACGGCGTCGTGCGCGTAACGGTGGTCGAAGGTTACGTGTCGGACGTCAAGGTCACCGGCAAGCCCGGCGCGATGGAGTCGAAGATCCGCGCGATCGCCGCGCACATCACGGCCGATCGGCCGCTACGCCGCGCGACGTTCGAACGCTACGTGAACACGTTCGGCCTCCTGCACGGTGTCACGGTGAAAGCGAACGTGCCGCCGCCGCAGACGACCGACGGCGCGACGACACTCGAACTCGCGGTGGACCGCAAGGCTTTCAACATCAGCACCGGCATCGATTTCAACCACCCCGGCGTGCAAGGCCTCATCACCGCAACCGAAAACGGCCTGACGTCGTTCGGCGAGCAGTTGAGCATTTCCGCGCTGGTGCCGCCCGGGCGCGACAAGCAGACCTACGTCGCGTTCAGCGGCGCGGTACCGGTCGGCAGCAGCGGACTCGTCACACGTCTCGATGCCAGCACCTATCGCGGCAAGCCGACCGACAACCCCGGCCTCCCGTCGTCGGTCGAGCGCACGGTCAAGAACGAGAAGCTTGGTCTTTCGGCCTCCTATCCGTTGTTGCTGAACAATCAGCGCAGCCTGCTCGGCACCGTGTCGGGTTATGCGTCGCACAACGAAGACCGTTACCAGAGCAAGATCAACGGCAACAGCATCGATACGCGCTCGCAAGTGCGCGTGCTGCAAATGCAGCTCGACTACACGAGCGTATCGGACAAGCAGGTGCAGAAGCTGAGCGTCAACGTCGCAAAGGGCTTCAACATTCTCGGCGCATCGAAAGCGCAGGACGTCACGATCAGCTCGAACACGACGTCGGTGGACAGCCCGATCTCGCTGACGTTCGTGCGCACCGGCGCGACGTTCACGCAGACCAACGAATGGCCGTTCAAGATCGGCACGTCGGTCTCGCTGACCGGCCAGTACAGCCCCGACTCGCTGCCGACGTCGGAACAGATTTCGTTCGGTTCGACACGCTATGCGCTCGGCTACCAGCCCGGCGAAACATCGGGCGACTCCGGCTGGGGAATGTCGGTGGAACTCAACCGCGCGTTCACGCCCGGCTGGACGTACATGAAATCCATCACGCCATATATCGCATACGACATGGCGCGTGTGTACTTGCATACCGGCACGCCGTCGCCGAGCCGGCTATCGTCCGTCGGGATCGGCGTACGGTTTTCCGACAGCCGCTACTACAGTCTCGACCTGAACATCGCGAAGCCGGTCGGCGATGCGCCGGTTGAAAGCGCGTCGCGCAGTCCGCGCGTGAATGCCGCGTTTTCCTATCAGCTCAACTGA